The segment CTAGACCGTCCGCCGGTAGACGACCGCCTGCCAGGGCGCGAGCAGCAGGTCGGCGGGTGGCGCGCCGAGGTTGGTCAGCACCAGCTCGGCGCCCGCCCAGGCCGCGGCGTCCTCCAGCTCGGCCCGGACCGGCTCGCCGGAGAAGTTGCCGATCACCAGGAGTTCGGTGCCACCGAGCCGGCGGGTGTACGCGTACAGGCGCTCGTCGTGCGGCAGCAGCATGGTGAAGTCGCCGTCCGCCACCGCCGGCTCGGTGTGCCGCAGCTCGATGAGCCGGCGGTAGTAGTGGAACACCGAGTCGGGATCGTCGCGCTGCGCCGCCGCGTTGATCTCCGGATAGTTCGGGTTGGCCGGCAGCCACGGCGTGCCGCTGCTGAAGCCGGCGTTCGGCGAGTCGTCCCACTGCATCGGGGTACGCGCGTTGTCCCGCCCCCGGGCCCGCAGGACGGTGAGGACCTCCTCCGGCGTCCGCCCCTCCATATCGAGCGCCTGCCTGTACTGCCCCAGCGCCTCGATGTCACGGAAGTCCTCGATCCCGCCGAACGGATAGTTCGTCATGCCGAGTTCCTCGCCCTGGTAGACGTAGGGCGTACCGCGGTGCAGGTGGAGCACGGTGCCGAGCATCTTGGCCGAGGTGACCCGGTGCTCGGGGCTGTCGTCGCCGTACCGGGAGACCACTCGCGGCTGGTCGTGGTTGTTCCAGTAGAGGCTGTTCCAGCCCAGGTCGGCGAGCCCGGCCTGCCAGCGGCCGAGGATCGCCTTGAGCTGGGTCAGCTGGAGCGGGAGCAGCAGCCACGGGTCCGGTCCGCGGTCGACCCAGACGTGGTCGAACTGGAAGACCATGTCGACCTCGTGCCGCTCCGGGTCGGTGTGCAGCCGCGCCTCCTCGACGGTGACGCCGGGCATCTCGCCGACGGTCAGCAGGCCGTCGCGGCCGGCGAAGACCTCGCGGTGCATCTCCTGCAGGAACTCGTGCAGGCGCGGGCCGCCGACGAAGCCGGCCGAGCCGTCCGCGTACGCCGCACCGGCGGAGAGCCGGCCGTCCGGGAGGCTGACGTCCTTGGAGATCATGTTGATGACGTCCATCCGGAAGCCGTCCACGCCCCGGTCGAGCCACCAGCGCATCATGGCGTACACGGCTTCCCGGACCTCGGGGTTCTCCCAGTTGAGGTCGGGCTGCTTCTTCGAGAACAGGTGCAGGTAGTACTCGCCGGTCTTGTCGTCGTACTCCCAGGCCGGGCCGCCGAAGACGGAACCCCAGTTGGTCGGCTCGGCGCCGGGCGTGCCGGGCTCCATCCCGTCCCGGGCCGGGCGCCACCAGTACCAGTCCCGCTTCGGGCTGTCCTTGCCCGACCGGCTCTCCAGGAACCACTGGTGCTCGTCCGAGCTGTGGTTGACCACCAGATCCATGATCAGCTTCATGCCGCGGGCGTGCACGCCGGCGAGCAGCTCGTCGAAGACCTCGATGGTTCCGAAGAGCGGTTCGATGTCCTGGTAGTCGCTGATGTCGTAGCCGTTGTCGTCCTGCGGCGAGGGGTAGATCGGGGAGAGCCAGAGAACGTCGACGCCGAGCTCGGCCAGATGGTCGAGGTGGTCGATGATGCCGCGCAGGTCGCCCATCCCATCGCCGTCGGAGTCCGCGAAGCTCCGCGGGTAGATCTGGTAGACGACCGCCTTCTTCCACCACGAATCCGTCATTGGTCTTCTCTAACACGAGAACGGGCGCGTCACCGGAGATGCATACTGACCACGTGGTTATGACCGGAAATTCTTATTTGTCATGAAGGTCGCACTCCTGGGGCCGATCGCCTGGCGCACGCCGCCCCTCCACTACGGCCCGTGGGAACTGATCACCAGCCTGCTCGCCGAGGGCCTGACCGAGCGGGGGGTCGACGTCACGCTCTTCGCCACCCTGGACTCGATCACCAAGGCCACCCTCGACGGCGTCGTGCCCACCGGGTACGAGGAGAGCGCCGAGATCGACGGCCGGGTGTGGGAAGCCATCCACGTCAGTCACGCGCTGGAACGCTCCGGCGAGTTCGATCTGATCCACAACCATCTGGACTGGCTGCCACTGGCCTTCTCCGCGCATTGCCGGACACCGATGGTCACCACCGTGCACGGTTTCTCCGGGTCGAACATCCTGCCCGCGTACCGCCGGGCCCGATCGCACTTCGTCGCCATCTCCGACAGCGACCGCTCCCCCGATCTGGACTATCTCGCCACCGTGTACCACGGGGTCGATCTGTCCGCTCTGCCGTTCCATCCGGACGGCGGCGACGATCTGATCCTGTTCGGCCGGATCCACCCGGACAAGGGCACCGATATCGCCATCGAGATCGCCCGCCGGGCCGGCCGCCGGCTGGTGATGTGCGGAATCGTGCAGGACCGTGACTATTTCGCGGAACGGGTGGAACCGTTGATCGACGGCGATCGGGTGGTCTATCTGGGCTCGGTCGGCCCGGACGAGCGGGGCACGATTCTCGGCTCCGGTGCGGCGCTGCTGCATCCGATCCGGTTCGCCGAACCGTTCGGCCTCTCCGTCGTCGAGTCGATGGCCTGCGGCACCCCGGTGATCGCGTTCCGGAAGGGCTCGATGCCGGAGGTGGTCGACGAGGGCGTCACCGGGCGGGTCGTGGACACCGTCGACCAGGCGGTGGACGCGGTGGGCCGGCTCGCGGAGATCGACCGGTCGGCCTGCTCGGCCCGCGCCAGGGAACGCTTCTCCGCTGACCGGATGGTCGAGGACTACCTGACGATTTACCGAAAAATCATCAGCTGATTAGGTAGATCTTGTTAACGTCGCAATGTGAATTGCGCGTTAAACGGGCCTTTTTCCTGGACCGTCTTTGCGCCGTTCTCGCGCGGTGTTGCGCACTTTGCCCGCGCGCGCTGAGTCCGTGCTGCGGGGAGGCAGCCGGCCGAGGAGAAAGGCCCTGTCATGCCCGCGACATACGGGTTTCTGAGCACTTATCCGCCCACTCAATGCGGTTTGGCGACGTTCAATGCGGCACTCGGCGCTCATCTCAACGCCGGTTCCTCCGGTGTGGTGCGGCTCCTCGCCGGCGACACCGCGATCGGCGGGAGCGGGAACAGCGGGATCGCGCTCGACCGGGCCGCGCCACGGGTGGTGCACACCTGGCACACCGACCGCCCCGGCGGCTGGGTGGCCGCCGCGACCGCGCTCAACCGCTTCGACGTGGCGATCGTGCAGCACGAGTACGGCATCTACCCCGGTGACGCCGGCGCCGAGATCCTTCCGGTGCTCCGGGCCCTGCGGGTGCCGGTCATCGTCGTGCTGCACACCGTGCTGACCCACCCGGACACGTTGCAGCGCGCCGTCCTCGAACAGATCGCGGCCACGGCCGACGCGGTGGTCACCATGACCGACACCGCACGCCAGCGGCTCACCACCCACTACGAGGTGAACCCGCGCAAGATCACGGTGATCCCGCACGGCGCGGGCAGCCACAGCACCGCGCCGCGGGAGGAGCACGACCGGCCGCACCTGCTCACCTGGGGACTGCTCGGGCCGGGCAAAGGCATCGAGTGGGCGATCCGGTCGCTCGCCTTCCTCGACGGCGCCGAGCCGCGACCCCGTTACACGGTGGCCGGCCGGACCCACCCCAAGGTGCTGGAGCAGCAGGGCGACGCGTACCGGGACTCGCTGAAGGCGCTCGCCGCCGAGCTCGGCGTGCAGGACTGCGTGGAGTGGTCCGACGTCTACCTCGAGCAGGCCGACCTGTCCCGGTTGATCTGCTCCGCCGACGCCGTCGTGCTGCCGTACGACTCGACCGAGCAGGTCACCTCCGGCGTGCTGATCGAGGCGGTGGGCGCCGGGGTGCCGGTGGTCGCCACCGAGTTCCCGCACGCGGTGGAACTGCTGGCGGACGGGCCGGGTCTGCTCGTACCCCATCAGGATCCGGAAGCGATGGCCATGGCCATCCGGCGGGTGCTCGCCGAGCCCGGCCTGCCCGGCCGGCTCACCGGCCTGGCCGGCGGCCCCACCCTGCGCTGGCCCGCGGTGGCCGCGCGCTACCAGTCCCTCGCCGCCCGGTTGGTCGCGGATCGGAGGCCGCTCGCCGCGGCCACGATTCCGGCATGAGCCTGGGTCTGCGGCTGCTTCCGCCGCCCATCCGGCTCAATGATGTACCGCCGCCCCGCTGGGACCACGTGTTCCGCCTCTCCGACGACACCGGCCTGCTCGAGCACGCCCGCAACGCGATCGTCCGGCGCGAGCACGGCTACTGCGTCGACGACGTCTCCCGCGGCCTGCTGATCGCCTGCCGGGAACCCCGGCCGGGCCCGGAGCTGATCCGGCACGCCGAGCGCTACCTGGCCTTCCTGACCCACGCGCAGGCGGCCGACGGCGCCTTCCACAACCGGATGAGCTTCGACCGGCGCTGGCTCGACGAGCCGTCCCTGTGCGACTGGTGGGGCCGGGCGATCTGGGGACTCGGCACGGCCGCCGCGCGCGGCAGCACCGGCTGGCTGCGGCGGGAGGCGATGAACGCCTTCCG is part of the Actinoplanes sp. NBC_00393 genome and harbors:
- a CDS encoding glycosyltransferase family 4 protein; the encoded protein is MKVALLGPIAWRTPPLHYGPWELITSLLAEGLTERGVDVTLFATLDSITKATLDGVVPTGYEESAEIDGRVWEAIHVSHALERSGEFDLIHNHLDWLPLAFSAHCRTPMVTTVHGFSGSNILPAYRRARSHFVAISDSDRSPDLDYLATVYHGVDLSALPFHPDGGDDLILFGRIHPDKGTDIAIEIARRAGRRLVMCGIVQDRDYFAERVEPLIDGDRVVYLGSVGPDERGTILGSGAALLHPIRFAEPFGLSVVESMACGTPVIAFRKGSMPEVVDEGVTGRVVDTVDQAVDAVGRLAEIDRSACSARARERFSADRMVEDYLTIYRKIIS
- a CDS encoding alpha-glucosidase, with protein sequence MTDSWWKKAVVYQIYPRSFADSDGDGMGDLRGIIDHLDHLAELGVDVLWLSPIYPSPQDDNGYDISDYQDIEPLFGTIEVFDELLAGVHARGMKLIMDLVVNHSSDEHQWFLESRSGKDSPKRDWYWWRPARDGMEPGTPGAEPTNWGSVFGGPAWEYDDKTGEYYLHLFSKKQPDLNWENPEVREAVYAMMRWWLDRGVDGFRMDVINMISKDVSLPDGRLSAGAAYADGSAGFVGGPRLHEFLQEMHREVFAGRDGLLTVGEMPGVTVEEARLHTDPERHEVDMVFQFDHVWVDRGPDPWLLLPLQLTQLKAILGRWQAGLADLGWNSLYWNNHDQPRVVSRYGDDSPEHRVTSAKMLGTVLHLHRGTPYVYQGEELGMTNYPFGGIEDFRDIEALGQYRQALDMEGRTPEEVLTVLRARGRDNARTPMQWDDSPNAGFSSGTPWLPANPNYPEINAAAQRDDPDSVFHYYRRLIELRHTEPAVADGDFTMLLPHDERLYAYTRRLGGTELLVIGNFSGEPVRAELEDAAAWAGAELVLTNLGAPPADLLLAPWQAVVYRRTV
- a CDS encoding glycosyltransferase, which codes for MPATYGFLSTYPPTQCGLATFNAALGAHLNAGSSGVVRLLAGDTAIGGSGNSGIALDRAAPRVVHTWHTDRPGGWVAAATALNRFDVAIVQHEYGIYPGDAGAEILPVLRALRVPVIVVLHTVLTHPDTLQRAVLEQIAATADAVVTMTDTARQRLTTHYEVNPRKITVIPHGAGSHSTAPREEHDRPHLLTWGLLGPGKGIEWAIRSLAFLDGAEPRPRYTVAGRTHPKVLEQQGDAYRDSLKALAAELGVQDCVEWSDVYLEQADLSRLICSADAVVLPYDSTEQVTSGVLIEAVGAGVPVVATEFPHAVELLADGPGLLVPHQDPEAMAMAIRRVLAEPGLPGRLTGLAGGPTLRWPAVAARYQSLAARLVADRRPLAAATIPA